From the genome of Natrinema marinum:
ACAAATATTGAAGAAAACCGGCATACGGATGGCAGAGCGTGCCGATGCCAATACCAGAGAGCGATAGCGCCGGACGAACGGACGCTATCTTCCCCTATGATTCCACTCTTGCACGATTTCACGAACGAGACGGTGCTCGTCTTCGGCGGCGGCCCCGTCGGTGCCCGAAAGGCCCGACGGTTCGCCCGTGAGGCACAGGTACTCGTCGTCAGTCCCGCGTTCGCCGATCGGGATTTCGGCGGTGCCGAATTGATTCGGGCCGTGCCCGCCCCCGACGATATCGCGGGCTGGCTCGAGCGCGCCACACCCGCACTGGTCGTCGCCGCGACCGACGACGCGGCGGTAAACGAGGCCGTGGCCGAGGTGGCCCGCGAGCGGGGAGTGCTCGTCAACCAGGCGGACCAGTCGGGCGAGCGCGAGCGCGGCAGCGTCGTCGTGCCCGCAACCGTCCGCGAGGAGCCCGTCGTCGTCTCGATCGCGACCGGCGGTAAGGCACCCGCGCTGAGCAAGTACCTGCGACAAGAACTCGAGGAGCACCTCGAGGGGGCCGGCGAGATGGCCCGAGTCTGTGCCGGATTGCGCGAGGAATTGAAAGCGCGCGAGGTGCCGGCCGACCGCCGCCGACAGGTCGTCACCGACATCGTCAATTCTCCGGATCTTTGGACAGCTTTACGTACGGGTACTTCCAACTGTCGGCAAGTGATTGAGGACGTGCTGGGCGAACAACCGTCTACAGGGGGTGATCGGCCGTGATTTCGACCGGCGTCGTCACGGCTGCGCGAGTGACCCACGACAGCGGGTGCGTCGACCAACTCGCCGCCGCTAGCCCCGAGAGTCAGGGCGCCGCCGTGACGGAGCTTCTGACCGTGCCCGACATCGAGGAGGCGTACGTCCTCTCGACGTGCAACCGAGTCGAAGCCTACGTCGTCGGCCCGGGCCACGCCGTCGGCCGGGCCGCGCTCGAGGAATTCTTCGCCGGGGTCGACGACGAGGCCGTCGTCACGACCGACCACGACGAGAGTCTGCGCCACCTGTTGCGAGTCGCCGCCGGCCTCGAGTCGGTGATCCTCGGCGAAGACCAGATCATCGGACAGGTCAGGACCGCCTACGAGGATGCCCGCGACGCCGGCGGCATCGGCTCGATGCTCGAGGCCGCGGTGACGAAGGCGATCCACGTCGGCGAACGCGCCCGCACCGAGACGACGATCAACGAGGGCGTCGTCTCGCTGGGCTCGGCCGCGACGCGCCGCGCCGCTCAGGAGATCGACCTCGAGGGAGCGACCGCGCTGGTCGTGGGCGCCGGTGAGATGGGCCAACTCGCCGCCCGCAGCCTCGCGGCCGCCGGCGTCGACGAACTCGTCGTCGCCAACCGAACCGTCGCCCACGCCGACCACCTCGTCGACGACGTCGACGGCGAGGCCGACGCTCGAGCCGCGCCGCTCGAGGCCCTCGAGACCGTCGCGACCCGCGCCGACGTGGTCATCGCGGCGACCGACAGCGAGGAGCCGGTCATCGAACCGCGCCATCTCGAGTGTGGCGACGGAGCCGATCAGGTGATCGTCGACCTCGGCCAGCCCCGCGACGTCGCACCGTCGACCGGCGCGTTGCCCGCAGTCCGGGTCTTCGATCTGGACGACCTCGAGTCGATCACCGCCGAGACGCGCGAACAGCGCGCCGATGCCGCCCGCGAGGTCGAGACGATGATCGACCGCGAGTTCGACCTGCTCGCGGAACAGTACAAGCGCGCTCGCGCCGACGAGGCCATCGCCGCGATGTACGAGTCCGCCGAGCGGATCAAAGAACGGGAGGTCGAGACGGCGCTGTCGCGACTCGACGGCGACGACGTCTCCGACGAACAACGCGAGGTCGTCGAAGCGATGGCCGACTCGCTGGTCAACCAGTTGCTCGCGCCGCCGACCAAGAGCCTGCGGGAGGCGGCGGCCGAGGACGACTGGAGCACCATCCACACCGCGCTCCAGTTGTTCGATCCAGAGTTCGGCGCGGACGACGGCCCGTTCGCGCCGCCGTCGATGGCCGCCGTCTCGAACGGCGAACGAGGGATCGGCGCGACCGACGACGACTGAGCGCCGGTGCTCGCGTCTGTTTTCGCGTACTCCGTGTGGTGCGTACGGGTAGCCACCGTTCACAGGACATAGAGCGCCGCCGCTGACGCGTATCGGGACTGGAAAACCCTACCCAGTATCGGTCGAAAGACGGGTTACCGACCCGGCGCGCCGTACTCGACGTGGACCGTCGGGACGCTCGCAGAGTCGGGCGCTTCGTTGCCGTTCCAGTCGACGAGTCGGACGTTGGCCATCTGGCCGGAAAAGCGGAAGCGCTGGACGCCCACGTCGATCGCTCCTTCGGCGACGCCGCCAGCGATCACGGTCCCCTCGGCCATCGGGTCATCGACGAGCATCTCGAGGTCGCCATCGACGGCGATCTCGAAGTTCGACGGGACGCCTCGGCCGACGATCGTGACGAGATTCGGTAGTTGACTGTCGTTCGCAGCTGCATCAGTATCGTTCTGTACCGGCGTATCGCGTGCCATGCTTCGATAAGCCGAGCATCCCGGCATAAGCTTTCCTGTCGAAATAATGGTAAGATGGCGTGAATACGGCGAAACGGTTACCAGTCGCAGCCACCGGTGGCTGCCCGGCCAACGGTTACACGAAACGGCGTGGCCGGGGGGATCCGACTGCTCGAGTTGTATCAGGCCGAGGGCTGTCCACACAGCGAGCAGGTTCGCGAGAAACTGACGGCGCTCGGCGTCTCGGACGTGATCCACAATCCGCGACGGCCCGGGAGCGACGGCGAGGGACGAAACGAGTTGACCAAGCGGGCGATGATCGACATCGGTGGCGAGGACGCGATCCCGTTCCTCGTCGATACTGACCGGAGGACTCGCGCTACGAGAGCGACGAGAGCGTCGACTATCTAGACCGTCACTACGGCTGCTCCGGCGGAGTTCCCGGTCAGTCGCTCGAGGGGACGAGGTCGCGAACGAAGAGTTCGCCAGGGATGTCGGGCGTCGTCGGACGCACCGCCGACTCGCGCGAGTCGATCGTATGTCCCGTCTCGACGTGGTGTTCGATCGCCGCACGGGAGCGGGCGCGCTGAGAGGGCAGGTCCGTCGAATCCGCGCTCCAGTCGCAGTCGAGGCAGTACTTCATCGTGCGTCCGTCTCCGGCCCCACTCCTGAATCCTTTTCGGTGTCGGGGTCGTCCCCGAGGCCGACGCTGCCGTCGCTGCCGACGCGGACCCGATAGTCGTGAAACCGAAACGTAACCGTGCCGGTCGCCCGGTCGCCGGTCATCGTCGGCTCGAACAGCGCGTCCAGTGCCGCCGGATCGATCGAGTCGTGTAGCGGTGGCGACACCTCGAACGGATCGATCCCCTCTCGAGCCGCGACGGCTTCCACGACGCGGATCGACACCGGCCCCCGCTTCGACGTCGCGTTCGATGTGCGGAAATCCATTAGCCGTACAAGACTACCTAAGCAGATAAATGAAGTGGTATTTTGCGTTTCGACTCGACGGCAGAAAATCTGTATTCTGGCCGAGCAACGTGAAACGAGATACCGCAGGGGTGGATCCCGAGGGCGGCAGCTGAGCAAAACGCTCACTCCACACGCGAGCCGTCGTCGTGATCCGAACCGACGTGATCGAACGGGCGGCTGTGCTCTGATCGAAGTAACTCCGACGTGTCAACCTCGAGTCAGATGGAATCCAGTTTCTCGGCAGCGGTTTCGATATCGTCGGCATCCATACCGACGACTTCGACATGGACACTCTGTGACCCGGTCAGGAGTTCGTGCGCGCCGACGACGTTCGGAACCGAGATCACGCGCTCACAGAGGCGCGTTCACTCGGCGACGGGTGCGGTACAGACAAACAGGAAATGGTGCGGTGCGCCGGCGGCTTCGAAGTCGATCACCGGCGCCAGAGGTGAGCCAAGCGGTCAGTACAGTTCGTCGAACGACTCGACGCGATAGTCGCCGAGGACACACTGACCGCGGCGCTCGTGGCCGAGGCGTTCGACGTGGATCGCGTCGAGGCCGGCGTTCCACGCCGCCCCAACGTCGCAGGCACCGTCGCCCGCGAGCACGCCGCGATGACCGTTGTGGCCGACGCCGAGATCGGTCATGACGCGCTCGACGGGGTTCGGATCGGGTTTCCAACCCGTCTCCTCGGTACAGCACAGTTGCGCATCGAACCAGTCGCCGATTCCGAGGTGATCCAGCACCGGCTCGGCGAGGAACTCCTGGCAGTGGGTGACCAGCCCGACCGGTTCCTCGAGGTCGGCGACGAACGCGGCGTCGTCGTGGAGGTAGGTCTGTTCGGCGCGAACCAGCGGATCCTCTTCCTCGTGGAACGCCGTCCAGAACGCCCCGGGATCGACGCCCCACGCCTCGAGTTGGCGGTCCCGGGAGCCGGTCAGGCCGTGCCAGAGGATCTCAGCCTCTCGGTCGGTAAACCCGCGGCCGAGCCGGTCGCCGACCCGGTCGAACACCGACCGCGTGTAGGACCACTCGACGTCGACGAGCGTGCCGTCGAGGTCGAGCAGCCAGAAGTCGTAGTCGGGCTCGGAGGCCATCGGGGACAGGAATACGTGGTTCTCGAGTAAATGCCTATCGGCTGGGCGACAGCCGGCCGTCGGCCGACGAGCGACCCGTCGACGGGACTGCCGGCCGAGCGCGATCAATCGGCTGTCGGCCGCACCCGCTCCGCGTACTCGGCGACGATCGGCTCGTCGGCGGGGCGGAACTCCCCGGTCCAGACCGTGTCCGGGTCGATCTCACCCTCGAGCAGCGCCGTCTCCGAGAGCGTCTCGCCGAGGCGACGCCAGCGGGCCGGGTCCTGTGCCCCCCAGCCGTGCTCCCGGACGTACGGGGTGAACTGGAGCCGGTGGGCGGCGGTCTCGAATTTGAGCCGCTCGATCTCCCGGTTGCGCTCGAGCGTGGCGTTCCGGCCGACGAGCACGTCGACGGCGCGGTCGGGGTCGCGGGTCGCGACGGCCCAGCCGCGGGCGGTCGCCCGGAGGAACGAGCGGACCGTCTCCGGCTGTTCGTCCGCGAACGCGGGGCTCGTGACGAGCGTCATGCCGTAGATCTCGAGGGAGTCGCCGATCGGGAGTTCGTCGGGGGTACGGTCGTGCTCGCGGCCGATCTCGATCCCGTTGGTGACGACGCCGACCGCAGCGTCGACCGTGCCGTCTATCACTTTGTGCTGGACGCGGTGGTGGGTGTGGGGGTCGACCTGGAGCAGGTCGACTTCGTCGCGGATCCCGGCGTTCTCGAGTAGTTGGGCCGTCAGAATGCGCGTCTTCGTCGCGGAAGGCGCGACGGTCCGGCCCGCCAGCTGTTCGGGTTCGGACAGTTTTCCGCCGAAGACGTCCCGCAGCGTGTAGACGGCGGCCGGCGTCTTCTGGGTGACCGCCGCGACCGCCAGTGGGTCGAACCCCTCGCTCTGTTTCGCGAGGACGGCGCTCGCGCCGGCCAGCGCGATATCCGCGTCGCCGGTGGCGGCACGTTCGGCCGCGTAGGGCGAGCCGTGGCCCTCGACGAACTGGACCTCGAGGCCCTCGTCCTCGTAGAACCCTTCCTCGCGCGCGAGGAAGTACGGCGACTGGAAGCCGTTTGGTTCCCAGTTGAGTTGGAACGTGAGCGTCACGCTTCCACCTCGAGATCCGTCCGGAACAACCCCTCGGGCAGTTCGTCGACGCCCAGCGCGTCCGCACCGGCGACGGCCTTGAGTCGGTCGAA
Proteins encoded in this window:
- a CDS encoding HalOD1 output domain-containing protein, with amino-acid sequence MDFRTSNATSKRGPVSIRVVEAVAAREGIDPFEVSPPLHDSIDPAALDALFEPTMTGDRATGTVTFRFHDYRVRVGSDGSVGLGDDPDTEKDSGVGPETDAR
- a CDS encoding precorrin-2 dehydrogenase/sirohydrochlorin ferrochelatase family protein; this encodes MIPLLHDFTNETVLVFGGGPVGARKARRFAREAQVLVVSPAFADRDFGGAELIRAVPAPDDIAGWLERATPALVVAATDDAAVNEAVAEVARERGVLVNQADQSGERERGSVVVPATVREEPVVVSIATGGKAPALSKYLRQELEEHLEGAGEMARVCAGLREELKAREVPADRRRQVVTDIVNSPDLWTALRTGTSNCRQVIEDVLGEQPSTGGDRP
- the hemA gene encoding glutamyl-tRNA reductase encodes the protein MSTGVVTAARVTHDSGCVDQLAAASPESQGAAVTELLTVPDIEEAYVLSTCNRVEAYVVGPGHAVGRAALEEFFAGVDDEAVVTTDHDESLRHLLRVAAGLESVILGEDQIIGQVRTAYEDARDAGGIGSMLEAAVTKAIHVGERARTETTINEGVVSLGSAATRRAAQEIDLEGATALVVGAGEMGQLAARSLAAAGVDELVVANRTVAHADHLVDDVDGEADARAAPLEALETVATRADVVIAATDSEEPVIEPRHLECGDGADQVIVDLGQPRDVAPSTGALPAVRVFDLDDLESITAETREQRADAAREVETMIDREFDLLAEQYKRARADEAIAAMYESAERIKEREVETALSRLDGDDVSDEQREVVEAMADSLVNQLLAPPTKSLREAAAEDDWSTIHTALQLFDPEFGADDGPFAPPSMAAVSNGERGIGATDDD
- a CDS encoding HAD family hydrolase — encoded protein: MASEPDYDFWLLDLDGTLVDVEWSYTRSVFDRVGDRLGRGFTDREAEILWHGLTGSRDRQLEAWGVDPGAFWTAFHEEEDPLVRAEQTYLHDDAAFVADLEEPVGLVTHCQEFLAEPVLDHLGIGDWFDAQLCCTEETGWKPDPNPVERVMTDLGVGHNGHRGVLAGDGACDVGAAWNAGLDAIHVERLGHERRGQCVLGDYRVESFDELY
- a CDS encoding ABC transporter substrate-binding protein, with amino-acid sequence MTLTFQLNWEPNGFQSPYFLAREEGFYEDEGLEVQFVEGHGSPYAAERAATGDADIALAGASAVLAKQSEGFDPLAVAAVTQKTPAAVYTLRDVFGGKLSEPEQLAGRTVAPSATKTRILTAQLLENAGIRDEVDLLQVDPHTHHRVQHKVIDGTVDAAVGVVTNGIEIGREHDRTPDELPIGDSLEIYGMTLVTSPAFADEQPETVRSFLRATARGWAVATRDPDRAVDVLVGRNATLERNREIERLKFETAAHRLQFTPYVREHGWGAQDPARWRRLGETLSETALLEGEIDPDTVWTGEFRPADEPIVAEYAERVRPTAD